The segment ACTGGGAAGAAAAGCTCCGGGTCCTTGTCAAGGCAGGCTGCGCGGTTACGCCAATCCATGCTGATCAGTCACTCCATTCGTGAGTACTAGTTAAGCCTTTTGTGAAAATATTCACTAGAGGCTTCATAGGAAAGGGGACCCATTGGGCCCCCTTGGTCGTCTGAGTCAAGCGTGTCATGTTAACGCCATGTAAACAAGGGGTTCTAGCGTTTGAAACCGTGAGCGATGCATCACATTGGCCACCGGTCTACTCACAGGTATTCGACTATGTCCGGTATTGTGCCAGTGTGTCAAGACCCCCTCTGAACCCCAACCATGACCCCGCAGCGCCCGGCGACGACGGCCACGGGACCGGCAGCGACAGCATCGGCCGGGCATCCGGCGGAGGACCGCGTCCTGCAGGAATCGTTGTTATTTCGATGGTGGTTGTGCTGGAAGCCCTCGCACTGTTGACCGCCGGGGCCCTGTATATATACGAGCTCGTGACCGGGGCTCCGGTGGCCTCATTCTGGGGAGCCGTGTTTACCCTCGGCCTTCTGCTGGCCTTTTCTGCATTGTTGTTTGCGGTGGGACACTTCCTGTTCCGTGGCTACCGTTGGACCCGGGCACCCGCGTTGGTTGCCCAGCTGTTCGCCCTGACGATCGGGTTTCCCACCATGACGGGAGGGCTGGTTCTCGCCGGTCTTGCCATGGTGGTGCCGGCTCTGGCCGGGATTGTCTTCTTGTTCGACAGGCGGGTCATTGCCTTTGCCTCCCGAACGGGCGGATCCCGCGCTGCACTCTAGCTGTTTTCACTCGGGTACGGCTTCCTAGTCCGGAGCAGCGACCTGGACGGAGCGTGTTCGTCCATGCTCGATGAGGACAGCACGACCCGGTGGTGGCGCCGGTTCGACGTCGACGCGGACGCCGAAGAATTCTCGAGCGGCAGGCGGCCCATTGCCGAGGAGAATTCCGCTTCCGTGGTTTCGGGCCAGGGAAGCAAGGGGTGTCCGCTGCAGAAGGACAGGGCTGCCCGCAGTTGCCACCACTGAGAAACCCATACCGGGAAGTTCAGCCAGGAGGCAGGCGGTTTCGCTGCTGAGGCGCTCGGCGTCGTCCACAAGGGGGATGACTTCTGCTCCCACGAGCCTGCGGCTTGCATCCCGGTGGAATTCGGCCCAAAAGGCATCAGGATCGGCCCCTTCGGGTGGTGTCCACCAATGATGGCCTGGATTGAGCACGGCCAATGCGGTGAGCAACGACGACTTGCCGGAACCGGGTGTGCCGAGGGCGAGGAGGACGGCTGGGCGCGGCAGCTTGATCCAAGCAGGTTCGTGTTCGTCCCCTCCAACCCCAAGGAGCACCGACCCCTGCGCACCAGCGCGGGAAACGGCAGTGGTTTCGGTTCGGCCATCCGCGGCGAGATCCGAAGCCCGGATGAATTGGGGCAAGGGATCCACCCGGAATGGGCGCAGTGCAGTCTCCGGGGGCACACAGTACGGCCAGGCCGCGCTTGGCGGGGTCGCCACGAGCTGCGCGACTGCGGTGTCAACATCAAGCAAGTTGCCACTCACGACTGCCCGGCCCTTCAGGGCCATCATTGTCGCGAACCGAGGCCACGCCAACCGCCCTTCTTCTGTGGTCCCAGTGGGAAAATATGCGCGGTTGGGGATTGACGCGAACATGCGCGAGGCGGTCAGTTCGCGGTCACCCGTGACAAGAACAGCCAGTCCTGCCTTCGGCCCATCGCGGACGATCGAGTGGACAACGTCTTCGGCCCAGGCCAGCGGTCCGGCGCGCAATTCGGAGACCCAGGAACCCCAGCTTGAAATGACCAGCAGAAGGGGGACCTGCCCGGCGACGGTTCCCGGGGATTGCCGCGCCGACATCTCAGCTGCGAACCTCTCCAGGATGCGGACTGCCCTTCTGATGTCGTTGGGGGAGGCAACGGCCCCTACGCGCCCCTGGGCTGCCACGTCGGTGAACGAACCGTCACCGTCGAGGACATAGAGATGGAGTTCATCGGCACTTCCTACAAGCTGCGCCGCCGCTGCCCGACACGTATCTTCAACTCCGCTTCCAGGAGGGCCAACGAGCCCAAGATTCCCGTGGACGAGCGGAGTCCAGGACAGGCCGGCAACTCGTTGTTGTGTGGGCAAGTCTGCCAAGCCAAGGTAGGCTGTCGGCCCTGCCGGCGTTCCGCTTGCCGCGTGCTTGCCCGCCATTGCCGAGGTGCCGAGGGATTCGTGAAACGGGATGGACTCGGGAAGCGGATGAGCAACAGGTCTCCGGGGCGGTGTACCCCCGAGGATGCCCCAAACCCGGTTGATTGCTTTGATCATCGGGCGGACGGCCTCTGCTGGCGTTGCAACCGCACCCCGGGTCTCTGCGTCTGCGGTTTCCGACCAACCGCTGAACCGGAGCGACCCCGCTGCCGGTCGGGCAATGGCTTTTGTGAGTGATGGGCCTTTTTCGCCGACCGAGAGGGTCGCTGACTGAAAGGGCTCGGGATCTTCCACTCCGCGAACCATGTAAGCGCGGCCAGGCAGGGACACCGGAATCGATGCCGCTGCCGGCGAGTTGATGACGTCCCGGGATTCCATTTCTGATTGGACGCGAAGAGCAATGCTGGTGGTGACGTTGGCCCGGATGTCCGCACTCAGTGCACCCTGCGGACGTTGTGTTGCCATGATCAGGTGGATGCCCAGAGACCGGCCCAGGGTGGCGATCCGCATCAATTCGGCCAGGGCATCCGGGGCGTCTTCAATGAGCATCCGGAATTCGTCAATGACAAGTACCAGACGGGGCAGTGCGGGAAGTTGGCTTCTTCGTCCCGCCGCGCCCCCGCCCCCGGTTCCTCCGGCTGTGGCCCAATATGCGGGCAAATCAGGGACACCGGCCTTCGCAAGGATCGCTTCCCGCATCCGGACCTCGGCACGGAGGGAGGAGCGGGTGCGTTCGAGTTCGTGTTCACTGAGATCCGTAAGCATTCCGACGCATTGCGGTAGGTCGAGCAATGGCCCGAGGCCCGAACCGCCCTTGAAATCGACGAACAGGAAGTTGACCCTGTCCGGGCTATGGGTCAGCGAGATCGCGGAGACTATTGTGCGCAGAAGCTCTGACTTTCCCGATCCCGTAGTTCCAGCAACGAGGAGATGCGGGCCGTCCGAAACCAGGTCCAGGGACCGGGGACCGTCGGCTCCTTGCCCAATGACTGCGGATAGCCCTCCGCGTACTGAGGAAGCGCTCCAGCGGGCCGCGATGCTTGAGGGCTCAGGGAGAAGCAGTTCGGCAAGCCCGCAGGTAGAGGGGACAAGGGGGGCCCTTTCAGTCGCCAGGCCAGGCACTCTTGCCAATGAGCGACAGTAGCGGTCGAAGACCGGGTGCGGCACAAGGTCAGGGTCAAATTCAGTTTCTGAAAGACACGAGCGGAGGACTGAGCGTTTGTTCCAGAGCTCGATTGCGGAACCGCTTTCGTCCCCGCTCGCGGTGCGTTCGAAGACTCTCCAACCAGACTCGATCGCCGCCAGCCGGAGTGAGTCGACGGCGGGATGACGTTCGGGCCCCACCAGAAACAGTGCTCCCGGTCTATCCGCGGGCATGGAAAGAACAGCCGCGGCTGAAGAGGCGTCCGTGGTCAAGGTGACGCGGGGGAGGAACCGGGCGCTTGACGGCAAGAGGGCTATTGGTCCGTGTATCAGAACAGGGACGTTGGCTGCGCAGGGAAAAGCCGCCAGCTGCATGAGCAGGAATCTGAACATTCCTTGCACCTTGGCTTCGGGTCCTGTGAGGGAAACGGCTTGGATCGAGGGATCCAGAACCACGGGAACGGGGCCCAACCGCGGTGGCTGAAAGCCCGGGTCCGCGGGATCGAGTGCAACCCGGGCGTTCTGCGGACTGATGCCGAGCCGGAGCCAGACATCGCGGCAGCCCGCCGTTCCTTGCGTTGTGACCGGGCCTTGCTCCGTGCCCGTGACTTGCTCCGTGCCGGGTCCCTGGGATGTGCCGGTGCCTTGGGTTGTGCTGGTTCTTGGCAGCGTCAACTGCATTCGCCCGCGTTCTCTTGAGAGGAAAACTGCTGAGTTGACGGCGTAGGCGAGCTCGGCGGCGGACGGTGAACACCGCCGTCGTCGGGCCCGGTCTTGTTCGACGGCCGCCGCGATCGCGGCAGCCAGAAGGCAGCGCTCCCGCCTTCCCGAAATTGCCGGGGCAAGGACCGCGATGGCAGAAATTGCGGTGAATCCGAGGAACATCCACATGCCAGTGGCCAGAGCCATTCCGACTCCCAGCAGGAACGGGAGCCCGGCCGTGAGGAGAAGTTGCGTGCGGCTGCCCGCATCGTGGCGCCGGGGGACCAGGATCGGCTGGGCGATGCCCAGCCCCGCTGCCCCGAGCGACTCCGCTCCGTATTCTCCGTCGCCGAAGACAATTGACATGACAGAGCCGCCACATCGGATCCTCGAGGCGGTTGAGAGAGGGGCGGAGCGGACTTTGCGTCCGTCCACCACCGTTCCGTTCGCGCTCCCGTTGTCGGTTATGGTGACCGCTGTCTCGGAAATCGTCAGGACAGCGTGGACCCGGGAAACATCAGGATCCGGGAGGCAGATATCGGCGTTGCTCCGGCCGATCCCGTAAGTGCCCCGTTCCAGCGGTATGACCATGCCCGCGGCTGGTCCGGCGTGAACCAGCAAGGACAACGCTGCGGGACTGCGATCGCGATCACGGGTGTCTTGCGCCTCCGAATCGGACCCGTCTACCAACACAGCTCCCGGCATGAGCGGCGCCGAGCCAACGGTGAGACCGCTGAGTGGCAGCCCATCGACTGCAAGTTTTCCGGTTGCGAACTCGGCCGCGACTGCAGCCTCGACCACGGCCCCAGGGGTGCCGTTGCAGGCGGCTATGGCCAGTTCGATGGGTTCGCCTTGCCGTAACGCCCGCGGGGCCCGGACGAGGGTGCAATGGAATGTCACTGTGTCCGCTCCTTCGGTTCGCGGGACTGCTGTTCTTCCACGATATTTGTGATGAGGACCGGGCGTTCCAGGGCAGTTGGCCTATGTGGAAAACGTTTCACTGATTCGCGCGGGAAGGGACCGGCCCGAAAACCGGGCGCGCCATCTCGGGTAGGCTTGACCTGCAGCCAATGCACACCATTGGGCTGCTCATATTCGAACCAGGAGATTTTGTGACCGCTGACCTCGTCATTGTCGGGTC is part of the Arthrobacter ramosus genome and harbors:
- a CDS encoding FtsK/SpoIIIE domain-containing protein — protein: MTFHCTLVRAPRALRQGEPIELAIAACNGTPGAVVEAAVAAEFATGKLAVDGLPLSGLTVGSAPLMPGAVLVDGSDSEAQDTRDRDRSPAALSLLVHAGPAAGMVIPLERGTYGIGRSNADICLPDPDVSRVHAVLTISETAVTITDNGSANGTVVDGRKVRSAPLSTASRIRCGGSVMSIVFGDGEYGAESLGAAGLGIAQPILVPRRHDAGSRTQLLLTAGLPFLLGVGMALATGMWMFLGFTAISAIAVLAPAISGRRERCLLAAAIAAAVEQDRARRRRCSPSAAELAYAVNSAVFLSRERGRMQLTLPRTSTTQGTGTSQGPGTEQVTGTEQGPVTTQGTAGCRDVWLRLGISPQNARVALDPADPGFQPPRLGPVPVVLDPSIQAVSLTGPEAKVQGMFRFLLMQLAAFPCAANVPVLIHGPIALLPSSARFLPRVTLTTDASSAAAVLSMPADRPGALFLVGPERHPAVDSLRLAAIESGWRVFERTASGDESGSAIELWNKRSVLRSCLSETEFDPDLVPHPVFDRYCRSLARVPGLATERAPLVPSTCGLAELLLPEPSSIAARWSASSVRGGLSAVIGQGADGPRSLDLVSDGPHLLVAGTTGSGKSELLRTIVSAISLTHSPDRVNFLFVDFKGGSGLGPLLDLPQCVGMLTDLSEHELERTRSSLRAEVRMREAILAKAGVPDLPAYWATAGGTGGGGAAGRRSQLPALPRLVLVIDEFRMLIEDAPDALAELMRIATLGRSLGIHLIMATQRPQGALSADIRANVTTSIALRVQSEMESRDVINSPAAASIPVSLPGRAYMVRGVEDPEPFQSATLSVGEKGPSLTKAIARPAAGSLRFSGWSETADAETRGAVATPAEAVRPMIKAINRVWGILGGTPPRRPVAHPLPESIPFHESLGTSAMAGKHAASGTPAGPTAYLGLADLPTQQRVAGLSWTPLVHGNLGLVGPPGSGVEDTCRAAAAQLVGSADELHLYVLDGDGSFTDVAAQGRVGAVASPNDIRRAVRILERFAAEMSARQSPGTVAGQVPLLLVISSWGSWVSELRAGPLAWAEDVVHSIVRDGPKAGLAVLVTGDRELTASRMFASIPNRAYFPTGTTEEGRLAWPRFATMMALKGRAVVSGNLLDVDTAVAQLVATPPSAAWPYCVPPETALRPFRVDPLPQFIRASDLAADGRTETTAVSRAGAQGSVLLGVGGDEHEPAWIKLPRPAVLLALGTPGSGKSSLLTALAVLNPGHHWWTPPEGADPDAFWAEFHRDASRRLVGAEVIPLVDDAERLSSETACLLAELPGMGFSVVATAGSPVLLQRTPLASLARNHGSGILLGNGPPAAREFFGVRVDVEPAPPPGRAVLIEHGRTRSVQVAAPD